CGGTCTTCCTCGGGCAGCAATTGCGTCACGCCCAACGCACGGCCGCGGGGGATGATCGTCACCTTGTGCACCCGATCGAGCCCCGGCAACAGCCAGGCCAGGAGCGCATGTCCCGCCTCGTGGTAGGCGGTCATGACCTTTTCCTTGCCGCTGAGCATCTCCTCGCGCTTGGGACCCATCAGGATCTTGTCGCGGGCCGCGTCGAAGTCGCTCATGTCGACCCGTTCCTTGCCCTGGCGCGTGGCCCACAGCGCGGCCTCGTTCACCAGGTTGCGCAAGTCGGCGCCGGTCAGCCCGACCGTGCCGTGGGCGATGCGCTGCAAGTCGACGTCATCGGCCAAGGGGACATCGCGAACGTGGACCTTGAGAATGGCCTCGCGCCCCTTGAGGCTGGGCCGATCGACGGTGATGTGCCGATCGAATCGCCCGGGGCGCAACAGGGCCGGGTCGAGCACGTCGGGGCGATTTGTGGCGGCCAACACGATCACGGCCTCGTTCGGACTGAAACCGTCCATCTCGCTCAGGATCTGGTTGAGCGTCTGCTCGCGTTCATCGTGCCCACCGCCGAGCCCCGCACCGCGCACCCGGCCGACGGCGTCGATCTCGTCGATAAACAGGATGCAGGGCGCCGCCTCCTTGGCCGTCTTGAACATGTCGCGCACACGGCTGGCGCCGACGCCGACAAACATCTGGATGAATTCGGAGCCGTTGATCGAGAAAAACGGTACTCCGGCTTCACCGGCCACGGCCTTGGCCAGCAGCGTCTTCCCGGTACCGGGCGGCCCCATCAGCAATGTGCCCTTGGGAATTTTGCCCCCGAGCCTGCGGAATTTTTCGGGGTTCTTGAGAAACTCGACGACCTCTTGCAGGTCTTCCTTGACGTTTTCCAGGCCCGCGACGTCGGCAAACGTGATCGCGTGCTTCGACCCCTCGTAGCGCTTGGCCGGACTCTTGTTGAACGAACCAAGGATGCCGCCACCGAGAAACTGGTCGCGCGTACGGCGGAACATCACCCAGAAAACCCCCAACAGCAACAGCGGCACGAGCATCGACAGGATAAACAGGAAGCTCGTATTGTCGGCCGCCTGCTGCGTCTTGATCTTTACGCCTTGCAGGTCTTTCTCCAGGTTCTCGCCCAGGTAAGGCGGCACCAGAGTGATGGTGAAATCCTCCTTCAGCCGGCGGACTTCCTCCTTGCCGTCGAGCGAGCGCGACTTGCGGCCCTGGGGGTCGAGCGGCGGGTGCTTGAACTTGCCGAACAACTGTTCCGGGCCATGAAACTCGACCTCGGCGATGTTCTTCGCGGCCAGTTGCTCGCGAAAGAAGTCGTAGTCGATCTTCTCGTATTGGCCCGAGCCTTTGACAAACGCATACAGCCAGGCGACCAGCCCCAAGGTGATCAGAAAGTAAACCAGCGGCGTGCTCAGCCAAGGACGGGGCGCGCCCGGTTTGTTTGCTTCCCCTTGCGGTGCGGGCTTTTGTTCCATGGTGGGATGTCGCCTTAGGGCCTCGAAAAGCTGATCCGTCGAACGTGGTATTGTATCCGGGCCGCTGCCGCTGGGCGATTGGTCGAACGGCGGGCAAAAGGCCGCGGTCGCGCGCTGTCCCGTGGCCGAACGAAGTGGGGGATTCAGCCGCCATGTCCGAGTCGATCGTGCGCCGCGGAGCGGTCGCCATTCTGGTGCGGCAGGGGCGATTTCTGGTCATCCGGCGGTCGCAGCATGTCGTAGCACCCGGCGCCTACTGTTTTCCCGGCGGGGGCATTGAAGGCGATGAAAGCGAGCCGGCAGCGCTGGTCCGCGAACTGCACGAGGAGCTAGGCATCGTCGTACGGCCCGTTGCGCGCGTCTGGGAAAGCGTCACGCCCTGGCGCGTGGCGCTGGCGTGGTGGCTGGCCGAATGGAGCGACGAATTGCACGCCCTGGCGCCGAATCCGGCCGAAGTCGAAAGCGTGCACTGGCTGCTTCCAACCGAGATGGCCGCGCTGCCTGCGCTGCTGACGAGCAATCGCGAGTTCCTCGCCGCATTGGACCGCGGCGAGATTGCCATCGCCGGCCTCACTGCGGCGGAGGTTGACCGCCCGCCGCTGCCTCCGCCGGTCGTGTAGGCGGCGGCTCGTCGAACACCGCCAAGGGGTCGTCCTCGGCATCGGCCCCTGTGGACTCGACCGGGTGATAGCGCCGGTTGAACACTTCGGGGTCGAATGGATCTGAAGCGACCGTAGCAGCGACATGCGCCACTGCCGTTGGGTGCTGGTCGGGGGCGGCGGCAGAGAGCTGCCCAACCTGCGGCGTCGCCGGCTGCGACGCAACTCGAGCTACCCACAGCAGCAACTGCTGGTATTGACGGTCACGCGTCCCGGCAAAAACCGGGCGCGAACGGCCCCCGTGACCCGCGGCGAGAGGCTTGGTGAGCAAAGGGCTGGCCAAGGCGTCTTCGCGGGCGATCCAGCGCTGTGCCGCGTCGAGATTGCGATAAGTGAGCGATTGACGCACATTCTTCGGCGAGCCAGTGCGTTCCAGCGAAAAACGATTCGTGGCTCTGGGTCCATGACAGCCGCCCAGTGCGCAGCGATTCAAGAGCAGCGGTTGAATCGTTTCAGCAAACTCGGCCACCGCGATTGCCGAAACCGGCATCACCGCAGGCGCTCCCTTGGCGACCGGCAAGGGCGGATCGGAAGTCTGCGTGGCCGCCGGCGCGGCGGCGGCTTGCTCGCGGCGTCGCCGCAGGAACTCGCCGGCTAGGCGCTGGGCAAGCAAATCGACGCGCTGGTCCCGCGGCGCGATCCGGCGCAGTTCCGCGAGGGTGCTTTCGGCTTGAGCCAGCAGCCGCTGGTCCAAGGCCCAATCGGTCAACGAAATCCACCCTTCGACGTCATCGCGGTGCAGGCCTTGCCGACGCTGCTGATAGCAGTCGGCCAGCGACGGGCCGCGGTACAGCACTTCGCGACGTGGCACCTGCACGTCGACGCGCCCCGTGCGGACGACCAGCCGGTCACCTTCAGGCTCGACGGTACCGGCCAAGACCTCGCCGTTCTGCAGCACGACGAACTCGGTCTGCAAAGACGGCTCCGCGGCCCCGACCGCGACCGCCATCGCGAGCAGGCTGACAAGGGCCAGGTTGAGCAGGTAAAACGGTCGCATCAGAATTCGACCGCAGGCTACGTTCAGGCTCGGGCGGCCGTCAATGTCGCGCCGGGCAGGGCCTTACCGGCTGCTAGCAAGATCGACATGAACTCGCAAACTTCGGCCGGCGACCACCCGCTGGCAGCATTGGTAGGCCGGGAAGTGGTGGTCGACTTGGCCAGTCCCTTCGTAGCCCTGGGCACGCTAGCGGCGGTGACCGAGGGCTTCCTGGTCCTCGGCACGGCCGATCTGCACGATCTGCGCGACACCGCCACAACGCGCGAACGCTATGTCGTCGAATGCCGCGAGCACGGGATCCGAGCCAATCGCCAAGAGGTTTGGCTGGCCCTGCGCGACGTCGTGGCGATCGCCCGGCTGGAAGACGTCATCACCGCTTGATGCGCTGCGCGCCACCTCTGGGGTTGCCGATGAACGCTACGGACCGCCAACGCTGTGTCGTGTATTACGCGGGCCGCGTCCAGGGTGTGGGCTTCCGCGCGACGGTCGTGCGCGTCGCGCAAGGCTTCGCCGTTGCGGGGTTCGTGCAGAATCTCCCGGACGGCCGGGTGCGCGCGGTGGTCGAAGGAGCCGCCGACGAGGTGGCCCGATTCAGGGCGGCCCTGCGTGAGACGATGCAACGCTATATCCGCGACGAGGACGCCCGGGCCGAACCAGCGACCGGCGAATTCGTGGATTTTCAGGTGCGATACTAGCGCGCGCGACACGCGGTTTGACACCCCCGCCGCCGCTAGGATACGGTAGCCAAGTGGGGGCGATCAGGCAGCCGTCCCGGAACCGAGGAGGAGTTGGGTGGTGTCGTTGTTGGCCGTCAATTGGGTCACGTGGGTCACGCCTTTGTGGGTGACCGGGGTCGGCGCGCTGGTGGCCGTGGCCGCCGTCGTGGCGGCCTATTTCCTCTTGCGCGTCGCTCAGCCGCGCGTCGCGGCCATCGCGGTCACAACCATGAAAGAGGGGCTGTCGCAGCCACTGTTCACGGTCGTGCTGCTGCTGGGCATCCTGCTGCTGCTGATCTTTCCTTTTATCCCTTACAACACCTTCGGCGAAGACGTGAAGGTGGTGAAAGATTCGGGCCTGACGCTGATCACCGTGGCCGGCATGATCGTGGCCCTGTGGAGCGCGAGCGTTTCGATCGCCGAAGAAATCGAAGGCCGCACCTCGCTCACCTTGCTCTCGAAACCGGTCAGCCGCCGGCAATTCATCGTCGGCAAGTTTCTCGGCGTCTTGGGTCCAGTCGTGGTCCTGTTTCTCGTGTTGGGCACCCTGTTCCTGGCGAGCGTGTCGTACAAGCTCGCCTACGACGCCAAGGAAACTGCCAATCCCGACCCCACGGTCGAGGATTGCCGTCGCGAGATGCTCAGCGTGGCGCCGGGCCTGGCCCTGGCCTTCATGGAAACGGTCGTGCTCACGTCGATCAGCGTGGCCATCGCGACGCGGATGCCCATGCTCGCCAACCTGACGATTTGCTTCGCGGTGTACGCACTGGGACATCTGGTGCCGCTGCTGGTCAAGGCCGCGGCGGGCAAATTCGCCATTCTGGTGTTTGTGGGCCAGTTGATCGCTACGATCCTGCCCGTGCTCGACCATTTCAAGATCGAGGGCGCCATCGCCACGAGCCAGCCCGTGCCGATGGCCTATCTCGGATGGGCGTTGTTGTACTGCGTGCTGTACAGCTCGCTCGCTTTGCTCGTCGCGCTGCTGCTGTTCGAGGACCGCGACCTGGCCTGAGCGGCCAGGCTTCGCCCGGGGGCACCCGGCAGGGACGCTCGATCACGCGCTGTTTGTGGATAATTGCGCTATGGCCACGCCGTGGTTCGATCGTGCTCGACGCTTTGGCCGTCCTGCGCCGGCGAGCCAGATCCTCGTCTATTTCCTCGGCGGCTTTGCCGGACTTTGCGCCGTGGCCAGCGTCCTGGTCCTGGGCATGCTCGTCGACCTGATGTTCACCCGCGGGGCACTCGAAGTCGCCCCCGAAGCGGCGCCGGTGCTCGAACGACTCTGCGGCGCGTCGCCCACGCGCGAGGGCATCGTCGCGCAGTTCACCGATACGGGTCTGCTCCCCCTGGTCTGGCAGGCGCGGAACACCTGGTATGGTCCCTTCTTAACCGGGATGTATCAGCGACTCACCTGGCTGCATCACAACAAGGCCGCATTGTGGACGCTGATCGCTGCGGGCATGGCCGGTACGACGCTGGCCGGTTTTGCTTTAGTGTGGCACGAATGGCTGTGCCGCGCGGCGGCGCAGATCACGGCCCGGCGGCTGCGTGCCGCGCTGCGGCTGCAGGTCTTTCGCGTCGGCGCTTGCGAACTGCCCGGCCCGCGCGAGCCGCGCCCGGCCGAATTGATCCACGAAAAAACCGAGCTCGTACGGCAGGGTCTGGCCGACCGCTGGCTGGTGGAAAGCCGTGTCGTGCTGTGGACGCCGCTGTTTTTGCTCAGCGTGCTCCTCACACAATTCTGGGTCGGACTCGCCGCGATTCTGCTGTTGGTCGTCGTCTGGCGCAGCCTGACCGCTTTGGAGCGTCGGGTTTTCCTACCGCGGGCAGCGATCTGGCGCGACCGGTTGGGCCGCGAGATGACCACGCTGCTCGATGCCATGCGCCAGGTGCGCCTGGTGCGCGGCTTTGGACTGACCGATACGCCCGGCGAGCCCTTTGAACGCACGCTCGACCGGCTCGAGACGGCAGGTCTGCGCCGCGACTGGTTGGAGATGCTGGGTCCGCCGCTGGGATTGACGGCGCTGGTCGTCACGGGTTGGGCCGTCGTCGCGATCGCCGCGGTCAACGTGCTCCGCGAGCCGCCGCGGATGTCGGCCGCCAGCTGCGTGACGACTTCGATTTCGCTGCTGTGCGCCGCCTGGCCGCTGGCCCGCATTCGCCGTGCGCGGCGTTCGGCCCGGCGCGCCGAACCGTCGGCGCGCGCCATCTTCAACTACCTCGACCGCGAGCCGACCGTGGCACAGCGCGCCGACGCCCGGCCGCTCAGCCCTTTGGGCCAATCGCTGCGCTTCGAACAGGTGCGGCTGGTCGACCGCGGCGACCGAGTCGTGATCAGCGATGCGACGTTCGAAATCGCGGCTGGCAAGCGGCTGGCGATCCTCGCTACCGACGACGACGCGGCCATGGCCCTGGCGTGTCTGGCCGTCCGCTTTCACGACCCCAGGGCAGGCCGCGTGTTGATCGACGGGGTCGACATTCGGCA
The genomic region above belongs to Pirellulales bacterium and contains:
- a CDS encoding NUDIX domain-containing protein encodes the protein MSESIVRRGAVAILVRQGRFLVIRRSQHVVAPGAYCFPGGGIEGDESEPAALVRELHEELGIVVRPVARVWESVTPWRVALAWWLAEWSDELHALAPNPAEVESVHWLLPTEMAALPALLTSNREFLAALDRGEIAIAGLTAAEVDRPPLPPPVV
- a CDS encoding ABC transporter ATP-binding protein/permease: MATPWFDRARRFGRPAPASQILVYFLGGFAGLCAVASVLVLGMLVDLMFTRGALEVAPEAAPVLERLCGASPTREGIVAQFTDTGLLPLVWQARNTWYGPFLTGMYQRLTWLHHNKAALWTLIAAGMAGTTLAGFALVWHEWLCRAAAQITARRLRAALRLQVFRVGACELPGPREPRPAELIHEKTELVRQGLADRWLVESRVVLWTPLFLLSVLLTQFWVGLAAILLLVVVWRSLTALERRVFLPRAAIWRDRLGREMTTLLDAMRQVRLVRGFGLTDTPGEPFERTLDRLETAGLRRDWLEMLGPPLGLTALVVTGWAVVAIAAVNVLREPPRMSAASCVTTSISLLCAAWPLARIRRARRSARRAEPSARAIFNYLDREPTVAQRADARPLSPLGQSLRFEQVRLVDRGDRVVISDATFEIAAGKRLAILATDDDAAMALACLAVRFHDPRAGRVLIDGVDIRQTTLDSLRAQVGLVLQQGFLFTGTIEDNIICGDSRYGLLQATEAAKQAQAYNFIQRLPQGFATVVGEFGVRLDAWEVFRIGLARALLRDPALLILEEPVAPIDTSTSEMIDHVLEHTLRERTAVLIPSRMATLRDADQIVLVDGGRLIDQGTHAELLHRSALYRHVLYQRFSNPNGSA
- a CDS encoding ABC transporter permease, producing the protein MSLLAVNWVTWVTPLWVTGVGALVAVAAVVAAYFLLRVAQPRVAAIAVTTMKEGLSQPLFTVVLLLGILLLLIFPFIPYNTFGEDVKVVKDSGLTLITVAGMIVALWSASVSIAEEIEGRTSLTLLSKPVSRRQFIVGKFLGVLGPVVVLFLVLGTLFLASVSYKLAYDAKETANPDPTVEDCRREMLSVAPGLALAFMETVVLTSISVAIATRMPMLANLTICFAVYALGHLVPLLVKAAAGKFAILVFVGQLIATILPVLDHFKIEGAIATSQPVPMAYLGWALLYCVLYSSLALLVALLLFEDRDLA
- the ftsH gene encoding ATP-dependent zinc metalloprotease FtsH — encoded protein: MEQKPAPQGEANKPGAPRPWLSTPLVYFLITLGLVAWLYAFVKGSGQYEKIDYDFFREQLAAKNIAEVEFHGPEQLFGKFKHPPLDPQGRKSRSLDGKEEVRRLKEDFTITLVPPYLGENLEKDLQGVKIKTQQAADNTSFLFILSMLVPLLLLGVFWVMFRRTRDQFLGGGILGSFNKSPAKRYEGSKHAITFADVAGLENVKEDLQEVVEFLKNPEKFRRLGGKIPKGTLLMGPPGTGKTLLAKAVAGEAGVPFFSINGSEFIQMFVGVGASRVRDMFKTAKEAAPCILFIDEIDAVGRVRGAGLGGGHDEREQTLNQILSEMDGFSPNEAVIVLAATNRPDVLDPALLRPGRFDRHITVDRPSLKGREAILKVHVRDVPLADDVDLQRIAHGTVGLTGADLRNLVNEAALWATRQGKERVDMSDFDAARDKILMGPKREEMLSGKEKVMTAYHEAGHALLAWLLPGLDRVHKVTIIPRGRALGVTQLLPEEDRMNISESDLQARLTFMMGGRAAEKLIFNEYSAGAEDDLKRATQLARRMVTHWGMSERLGPVAYRTAEEHPFLGREIAEQREFSEHTAQVIDEEVARLLHSAADRARSLLAQHRDKLERVTQRLTETETLDDREMEQLIGPSANQQRSAANGQSNGSGETKLPVALAPQGDAQGA
- a CDS encoding acylphosphatase codes for the protein MNATDRQRCVVYYAGRVQGVGFRATVVRVAQGFAVAGFVQNLPDGRVRAVVEGAADEVARFRAALRETMQRYIRDEDARAEPATGEFVDFQVRY